One window from the genome of Deinococcus arcticus encodes:
- a CDS encoding ABC transporter permease encodes MRARGLRPALVWQVATRDLLATVRDRRTLNATILMPLILIPLLTLGLPLMMGGLIGGQQQARQTVGVSGTVPAALRAALERDETLPDGTVVRAGVDLKTVGDPTGAVQSGEVDAAIRPVGALPQRAGDGTGTLELHAKLGNLRAQTGAYSKVSEVVEAYNRQLAVQRLQGLGLSEQVLAPIALKPVDASTKQERRSGQLAFLIPMLMLQFILSGAMATALDATAGEKERGTLESLLVAPVRRAEVVAGKLLATTLTALTSAAFSVAGFVLSGLAMRLWLQHQPQQQAMLTEGLGGGLSLSAGSTLALLGVALSAALLISALLISVGIFARSFKEAQTYVAPITLFLVLPAILLQFADFLQIGLGAYAIPVVGGMIAILDAVRGTPDAGHVLLAMGVNLLGAGLLALFALRSFGREEVIFRN; translated from the coding sequence ATGCGGGCTAGGGGGCTGCGCCCGGCGCTGGTGTGGCAGGTGGCCACGCGCGACCTGCTGGCCACCGTGCGCGACCGCCGCACGCTGAACGCCACGATCCTCATGCCCCTGATTCTGATTCCGCTGCTGACCCTGGGCCTGCCCCTGATGATGGGCGGGCTGATCGGCGGGCAGCAACAGGCGCGTCAGACGGTGGGGGTCAGCGGCACTGTGCCGGCGGCCCTGCGCGCGGCCCTGGAGCGCGACGAGACATTGCCCGACGGCACGGTGGTGCGCGCGGGCGTGGACCTGAAAACCGTCGGTGACCCCACCGGGGCGGTGCAGAGCGGCGAGGTGGACGCGGCCATCCGGCCTGTAGGCGCCCTGCCCCAGCGGGCGGGTGACGGTACCGGGACGCTGGAACTGCATGCCAAGCTGGGCAACCTGCGCGCCCAGACCGGGGCCTACAGCAAGGTCTCGGAGGTGGTGGAAGCCTACAACCGGCAGCTGGCGGTGCAGCGCCTGCAGGGCCTGGGCCTGAGTGAACAGGTGCTGGCGCCCATTGCCCTGAAACCCGTGGACGCCAGCACCAAGCAGGAGCGGCGCAGCGGGCAGCTGGCCTTCCTGATTCCCATGCTGATGCTGCAGTTCATTCTGTCGGGGGCCATGGCCACGGCGCTGGACGCCACCGCCGGGGAAAAGGAGCGCGGCACCCTGGAAAGCCTGCTGGTGGCCCCGGTGCGCCGCGCCGAGGTGGTGGCGGGCAAGCTGCTGGCCACCACCCTGACCGCCCTGACCAGCGCCGCATTCAGTGTGGCAGGCTTCGTGCTGAGCGGGCTGGCCATGCGCCTGTGGCTGCAACACCAGCCGCAGCAACAGGCCATGCTGACCGAGGGCCTGGGCGGCGGGCTGAGCCTGAGCGCCGGCAGCACACTGGCCCTGCTGGGCGTGGCCCTCAGTGCCGCGCTGCTGATCAGCGCCCTGCTGATCTCGGTGGGCATCTTCGCGCGGTCGTTCAAGGAAGCGCAGACCTACGTGGCGCCCATCACGCTGTTTCTGGTGCTGCCGGCCATCCTGCTGCAGTTTGCCGACTTTCTGCAGATTGGTCTGGGTGCCTACGCCATTCCGGTGGTGGGCGGCATGATCGCCATTCTGGACGCGGTGCGCGGCACGCCCGACGCCGGGCACGTGCTCCTGGCCATGGGCGTCAACCTGCTGGGCGCGGGCCTGCTGGCTCTGTTTGCCCTGCGCTCCTTCGGGCGAGAGGAAGTTATCTTCCGCAATTGA
- a CDS encoding metallophosphoesterase family protein, producing the protein MRVAVLADIHGNADALRAVLADAQAQGAERLIVNGDVVNRGPDSVEALDLLLRRADVTFTLGNHDDLLRLWHARSDTLPQDWFTDSFWGATDWSAQALDRAGLLQVSAAWPMTAELFEPGVGRVLLAHGTAGHYRESLSERTPPERLEVLRRRDGGAPYDVLVGSHIHRPAHALLGGTLVLNTGAVGAPANQDPRAQYLLLTAAPGGWVPTFRAVPYDLRGVLGRFETAGLLRTGLSAEIFREELRTARSLYTPYWTWTEESSIPRTPGSWATFLNSVAGAAERAPSTNEKAPPVVWRGRGE; encoded by the coding sequence ATGAGGGTGGCGGTGCTGGCAGATATTCACGGCAATGCCGACGCCCTGCGGGCTGTGCTGGCCGACGCGCAGGCGCAGGGGGCCGAGCGCCTGATCGTGAATGGTGACGTGGTCAACCGGGGCCCCGATTCGGTAGAAGCCCTGGACCTGCTGCTGCGCCGCGCAGACGTGACCTTCACCCTGGGCAACCACGACGACCTGCTGCGGCTGTGGCACGCGCGCAGCGACACCCTGCCCCAGGACTGGTTCACCGATTCCTTCTGGGGCGCCACCGACTGGAGCGCGCAGGCGCTGGACCGCGCCGGCCTGCTGCAGGTGAGTGCCGCGTGGCCCATGACCGCCGAACTGTTCGAGCCGGGGGTGGGGCGCGTGCTGCTGGCCCACGGCACTGCCGGGCACTACCGCGAAAGCCTCAGCGAGCGCACGCCCCCGGAGCGCCTGGAGGTCCTGCGCCGCCGCGACGGTGGAGCGCCCTACGACGTGCTGGTGGGCTCGCACATTCACCGCCCGGCCCACGCGCTTCTGGGCGGGACGCTGGTGCTCAACACCGGCGCGGTGGGGGCCCCGGCCAACCAGGACCCACGCGCCCAGTACCTGCTGCTGACGGCCGCCCCCGGTGGCTGGGTACCCACCTTCCGCGCCGTGCCCTACGACCTGCGCGGCGTCCTGGGCCGCTTTGAAACGGCGGGTCTGCTGCGCACCGGCCTGAGCGCCGAGATCTTCCGCGAAGAATTGCGCACTGCCCGCAGTCTGTACACGCCCTACTGGACCTGGACCGAGGAAAGCAGTATCCCGCGCACGCCCGGAAGCTGGGCCACGTTCCTGAACAGCGTGGCAGGTGCGGCTGAGCGGGCGCCCTCAACCAACGAAAAAGCCCCGCCGGTGGTCTGGCGGGGCCGAGGTGAGTGA
- a CDS encoding fasciclin domain-containing protein has product MKKQTSFVTLSLMLATPALAGGAGAPVSAPASGPCRTIAQIVMSDPNFSTLATAVEAAGLSQTLMGGQYTVFAPTNAAFAKLPSDTLAMVLNDATMLRNILLYHVVAGKVSSKQVMGMSSGKTLQGSSFLVSKMGNRVMVDNATVTRADVAACNGVVHVIDTVLMPAMSTAAAPAPAPAPAATTPAPAPAPAATAPVTTAPAAVDVLRIPATPVSVGASTTVTTNTSTNTSTTTTTTTTTEVSTTTLYDLISGDERFTTLRDLLSDAELTEVLISNEYTVFAPTNEAFEAVDPDTLALIASDPETLKAVLLYHVVSGRLESARLTQAGQLRSEQGASLDVTLNGTNSMIGEAMVTTTPIQASNGFIYPVSAVLLPPDLVLPQPPTGDTATTDTTTSTTTTTTTTSTTITLTSAQSGANLLEVLSQPQFSTLLSLVQRANLLPSLTAADVTIFAPTNEAFAKVPQATLDMLLADPAKLTQVLQYHVVTGRVIDQGLNVAQLRSVEGSSIDLMMDGSGGVRAGVRSGDTITGGLVSTRADAGTSVVYAIDTVLMPPSMR; this is encoded by the coding sequence ATGAAGAAGCAGACCAGCTTTGTCACGCTCAGCCTGATGCTTGCCACGCCCGCCCTTGCCGGCGGCGCTGGTGCACCTGTCTCTGCCCCCGCCAGCGGCCCCTGCCGCACCATTGCCCAGATCGTTATGAGCGATCCCAACTTCAGCACGCTGGCCACCGCCGTGGAAGCGGCCGGGCTGAGCCAGACCCTGATGGGCGGCCAGTACACCGTGTTTGCTCCCACGAACGCCGCGTTTGCCAAGTTGCCCAGCGACACGCTGGCCATGGTCCTCAACGACGCCACCATGCTGCGCAACATCCTGCTGTACCACGTGGTGGCCGGCAAGGTCAGCTCTAAGCAGGTCATGGGCATGTCCTCGGGCAAGACCCTGCAGGGCTCCAGCTTCCTGGTCAGCAAGATGGGCAACCGGGTGATGGTGGACAACGCCACCGTCACGCGCGCCGATGTGGCCGCCTGTAACGGCGTGGTGCATGTGATTGACACGGTGCTGATGCCGGCCATGAGCACCGCCGCGGCCCCGGCACCTGCTCCGGCTCCTGCGGCGACCACGCCCGCCCCGGCACCGGCCCCCGCCGCCACCGCGCCCGTCACCACGGCGCCGGCAGCGGTGGATGTGCTGCGCATTCCCGCCACACCTGTGAGCGTGGGCGCCAGCACCACCGTCACCACCAACACCTCCACGAACACCAGCACCACGACCACCACGACGACCACCACCGAGGTCTCCACCACCACGCTGTACGACCTGATCTCCGGTGACGAGCGCTTCACGACCCTGCGCGACCTGCTGAGCGACGCTGAACTGACCGAGGTGCTGATCAGCAACGAGTACACCGTCTTTGCGCCCACCAACGAGGCGTTCGAGGCCGTGGACCCTGACACCCTGGCCCTGATTGCCAGCGACCCCGAAACCCTGAAGGCCGTGCTGCTGTACCACGTGGTCAGTGGGCGCCTGGAAAGCGCGCGCCTGACGCAGGCCGGACAGCTGCGCAGCGAGCAGGGCGCCAGCCTGGACGTGACCCTGAACGGCACCAACTCCATGATTGGCGAGGCGATGGTGACCACCACCCCCATTCAGGCCAGCAACGGCTTCATCTACCCGGTCAGCGCCGTCCTGCTGCCCCCCGATCTGGTGCTGCCCCAGCCCCCCACGGGCGACACGGCCACCACCGATACGACGACCAGCACGACCACCACAACCACGACGACCAGCACCACCATCACGCTGACCTCGGCCCAGTCCGGCGCCAACCTGCTGGAAGTGCTGAGCCAGCCCCAGTTCAGCACCCTGCTGAGCCTGGTGCAGCGCGCCAACCTGCTGCCCAGCCTCACGGCCGCCGACGTGACCATCTTTGCCCCCACCAACGAGGCCTTTGCCAAGGTGCCCCAGGCAACGCTGGACATGCTGCTGGCCGACCCGGCCAAGCTGACCCAGGTGCTGCAGTACCACGTGGTCACGGGCCGCGTGATTGACCAGGGCCTGAACGTGGCGCAGCTGCGCTCGGTGGAAGGCAGCTCCATTGACCTGATGATGGACGGCAGCGGCGGCGTACGCGCTGGCGTGCGCAGCGGCGACACCATCACCGGCGGTCTGGTCAGTACCCGTGCGGACGCCGGCACCAGCGTGGTCTATGCCATTGACACCGTGCTGATGCCCCCCAGCATGCGCTGA
- a CDS encoding FtsK/SpoIIIE family DNA translocase — MAKAKRRAAPVSQFDGEALGLVLFALGIFLGVTVFLPQPGAAPDQFMAQARTLLLSQLGWAAWLLPVAPVAYGTLVFLGRDLRNLTRRVLGGAVVVVSLLALHEVAQPGQAGELAARAMGPLRAVLSVLSALLPLITLTLGAELMLRLAPFTLLKGFFRQTSVLLGGGAAQVQGALEARQGGRESARARTEARQGLSALGRELEDLRRLSPEDSSLRDLQQELRVASRGVRALDAAGLKNLERDLAGWRTLLDTFVGNAARDLREQVAAEAPEAGALVEAAANEVRAGRHELGTELPSTQACGALERWRRALVADVQRLAVRAGRLERERKAAEKALNKADGAALAREWPAHRARREDWAALARDFTAWRGRASAYSGWPELTAAFDRAPTEVATQLADALSTDPEGTLIDPGGWRAVLAQAQEEARRRVEAMTMPVAGLPTLDFDFTGSALPASPEPAAAPLWSPPASARAAVAEPPPLHHPLDQPTDQPETAPRLDPTPPSRPPASTRPAPVPTPQADPDPDLGDGPQTTSNGMDPFSGWEDDDLPFGPPATEAASAAPRGPTPAAPAPWESPAPEKVAIRSATQLPLFTGEPNSSPRPVQGALPLARPDERLLDPIPAAALNTAALDISARQRAGLIDETLRHFNLQARVVDYARGPTVTRYEIEPAPGEKISRIAGLSNDLARALAVGGVRVEAPVPGKSVIGLEVPNAEREPVTFHQAAAAPTFRSTRAKLPIILGKSIDGELMVGDLAKMPHLLVAGSTGSGKSVCVNTLITSLLFKYLPTELRFLMIDPKMVELTPYDGIPHLVRAVVTNPVDAAGVLLGAVAHMERRYKMMSQVGAKNLEQYNAKMRQVGETELPHLVIIIDELADLMITSPKEVESAIMRLAQMARATGMHLVLATQRPSVDILTSLIKVNVPARIAFAVSSSHDSRTILDALGAERLTGMGDMLFYQPGLIKPVRLQGPYISEVESARIADELRRQVFEDAFVEAYGSDFEGGVEASGPSSDRTNMDFSDPLLRQAAQICIEEGQGSVSRLQRRLSVGHARAGKLMDMLEAMKIVSKHQGSKPREVLISEAELPDYFGR, encoded by the coding sequence ATGGCGAAGGCGAAAAGGAGGGCCGCTCCGGTCAGTCAGTTCGATGGAGAGGCACTGGGCCTGGTGCTGTTCGCTCTGGGGATCTTTCTGGGGGTCACGGTGTTTCTGCCGCAGCCGGGCGCCGCGCCGGATCAGTTCATGGCGCAGGCCAGGACGCTGCTGCTGTCGCAACTGGGCTGGGCCGCGTGGCTGCTGCCGGTCGCGCCCGTGGCCTACGGCACCCTGGTGTTTCTGGGGCGCGATCTGCGCAACCTCACCCGGCGGGTGCTGGGCGGCGCGGTGGTGGTGGTGTCCCTGCTGGCGCTGCACGAGGTGGCGCAGCCGGGGCAGGCCGGCGAGCTGGCTGCCCGGGCCATGGGGCCGCTGCGCGCGGTGCTGAGTGTCCTCTCAGCGCTGCTGCCGCTCATCACCCTGACCCTGGGCGCCGAACTGATGCTGCGCCTGGCACCCTTCACGCTGCTCAAGGGATTTTTCCGGCAGACCAGCGTGCTGCTGGGGGGCGGCGCAGCGCAGGTGCAGGGCGCCCTGGAAGCCCGGCAGGGCGGGCGCGAATCGGCGCGGGCGCGCACCGAAGCGCGGCAGGGCCTCTCGGCGCTGGGCCGCGAACTGGAGGATCTGCGGCGCCTGTCTCCCGAGGACAGCAGTCTGCGCGACCTGCAGCAGGAACTGCGCGTGGCCTCGCGTGGGGTGCGCGCCCTGGACGCGGCCGGGCTGAAAAACCTGGAACGCGACCTGGCGGGGTGGCGCACGCTGCTGGACACCTTCGTGGGCAACGCCGCGCGCGACCTGCGCGAACAGGTGGCCGCCGAGGCCCCCGAGGCCGGCGCGCTGGTGGAAGCGGCCGCCAACGAGGTGCGCGCCGGGCGGCACGAACTGGGCACGGAACTGCCCAGCACCCAGGCGTGCGGCGCCCTGGAACGCTGGCGCCGCGCCCTGGTGGCCGATGTGCAGCGCCTGGCGGTGCGCGCCGGCCGCCTGGAGCGCGAGCGCAAGGCCGCCGAGAAGGCCCTGAACAAGGCCGACGGCGCCGCCCTGGCGCGCGAATGGCCCGCCCACCGCGCCCGGCGCGAGGACTGGGCTGCCCTGGCGCGCGACTTCACCGCGTGGCGCGGCCGGGCCTCGGCGTACAGCGGCTGGCCGGAGCTGACGGCCGCCTTTGACCGCGCCCCCACCGAAGTGGCCACGCAGCTGGCCGATGCCCTGAGCACCGACCCCGAGGGCACCCTGATTGACCCGGGCGGCTGGCGCGCGGTGCTGGCCCAGGCCCAGGAAGAAGCGCGGCGCCGCGTGGAGGCCATGACCATGCCGGTGGCGGGCCTGCCCACCCTGGACTTTGACTTCACCGGGTCCGCCCTGCCCGCCAGCCCCGAGCCCGCCGCCGCCCCGCTCTGGAGTCCCCCGGCCAGTGCGCGGGCGGCGGTGGCCGAGCCGCCGCCCCTGCACCATCCCCTGGATCAGCCCACAGACCAGCCGGAAACGGCGCCCCGTCTGGACCCCACTCCCCCCTCGCGGCCCCCGGCCAGCACCCGCCCGGCCCCGGTGCCTACCCCCCAGGCTGACCCTGACCCCGACCTGGGTGACGGGCCCCAGACCACCTCCAACGGCATGGACCCCTTTTCCGGCTGGGAGGACGACGACCTGCCGTTTGGGCCGCCGGCCACAGAAGCCGCCAGCGCCGCTCCCAGGGGGCCCACGCCTGCAGCCCCGGCCCCCTGGGAAAGCCCCGCACCGGAAAAAGTGGCCATCAGATCCGCCACCCAGCTCCCCCTCTTCACCGGCGAGCCCAATTCCAGCCCGCGCCCGGTGCAGGGCGCGCTGCCGCTGGCCCGGCCCGACGAGCGGCTGCTGGACCCCATTCCGGCGGCGGCCCTGAACACGGCGGCGCTGGACATCTCGGCCCGGCAGCGCGCGGGACTGATTGACGAGACGCTGCGGCACTTCAACCTGCAGGCGCGCGTGGTGGACTACGCGCGGGGCCCCACGGTCACCCGTTACGAGATTGAGCCGGCCCCGGGCGAGAAAATCAGCCGCATTGCGGGCCTGAGTAACGACCTGGCCCGCGCGCTGGCCGTGGGCGGCGTGCGCGTGGAGGCCCCGGTGCCCGGCAAGAGCGTGATTGGCCTGGAAGTCCCCAATGCCGAGCGCGAACCCGTCACCTTTCATCAGGCGGCGGCGGCCCCCACCTTCCGCAGCACCCGCGCCAAGCTGCCCATCATCCTGGGCAAGAGCATTGACGGCGAACTTATGGTGGGCGACCTGGCCAAGATGCCGCACCTGCTGGTGGCGGGCTCCACGGGCTCGGGCAAATCGGTGTGTGTCAACACGCTGATCACCTCGCTGCTGTTCAAGTACCTGCCCACCGAACTGCGCTTCCTGATGATTGACCCCAAGATGGTGGAACTCACGCCCTACGACGGCATTCCGCATCTGGTGCGCGCGGTGGTCACCAACCCGGTGGACGCGGCGGGCGTGCTGCTGGGGGCGGTGGCGCACATGGAACGCCGCTACAAGATGATGAGCCAGGTGGGCGCCAAGAACCTGGAACAGTACAACGCCAAGATGCGCCAGGTGGGCGAAACTGAGCTGCCACATCTGGTCATCATCATTGACGAGCTGGCCGACCTGATGATCACCAGCCCCAAGGAGGTGGAGTCGGCCATCATGCGCCTCGCCCAGATGGCGCGGGCCACCGGCATGCATCTGGTGCTCGCCACCCAGCGGCCCAGCGTGGATATTCTCACCAGCCTGATCAAGGTCAACGTGCCCGCGCGCATTGCCTTTGCGGTCAGCAGCAGCCACGACAGCCGCACCATTCTGGACGCGCTGGGCGCCGAGCGCCTGACCGGCATGGGCGACATGCTGTTCTACCAGCCCGGCCTGATCAAGCCGGTGCGCCTGCAGGGTCCGTATATCAGTGAGGTGGAGTCCGCCCGCATTGCCGACGAACTGCGCCGCCAGGTGTTCGAGGACGCGTTCGTGGAAGCCTACGGCTCGGACTTTGAGGGCGGCGTGGAAGCCAGCGGCCCCAGCAGCGACAGGACCAACATGGATTTTTCTGATCCGCTGCTGCGGCAGGCGGCCCAGATCTGCATTGAGGAGGGCCAGGGCAGTGTCTCGCGCCTGCAACGCCGCCTGTCGGTGGGCCACGCCCGCGCTGGCAAGCTCATGGACATGCTCGAGGCCATGAAGATCGTCAGCAAGCACCAGGGCAGCAAACCGCGCGAGGTGCTGATCAGCGAGGCCGAGCTGCCGGACTATTTTGGCCGCTGA
- a CDS encoding Mov34/MPN/PAD-1 family protein, producing the protein MRLLLPDVLRRELWQHARAEAPRECVGVLGGVQAGETWTAQTLYPLANIDPAPERAYLADPGHLLRAWRAMQTEGLELVALYHSHPRGPTGPSATDQALAAYPVPYLIADLSTGTLRAYLLPGAEEVSLG; encoded by the coding sequence ATGCGCCTGCTGCTGCCCGATGTGCTGCGCCGCGAACTGTGGCAGCACGCCCGCGCCGAGGCCCCGCGTGAGTGTGTGGGGGTACTGGGCGGCGTGCAGGCCGGCGAAACCTGGACCGCCCAGACCCTGTACCCGCTGGCCAACATTGACCCGGCGCCCGAGCGCGCGTATCTGGCCGATCCCGGGCATCTGCTGCGTGCGTGGCGGGCCATGCAGACCGAGGGGCTGGAGCTGGTGGCCCTGTATCACAGCCACCCGCGCGGGCCGACCGGGCCCAGCGCGACCGATCAGGCGCTGGCGGCCTATCCGGTGCCCTACCTGATTGCTGACCTCAGTACAGGGACGCTCCGCGCCTACCTGCTGCCGGGCGCGGAAGAGGTGAGCCTGGGGTAA
- a CDS encoding nucleoside hydrolase: MTRAPLPLLLDGDPGLDDAVAWLLALASPEDAEVLALTTVHGNVGLDRTTRNAGVILALAGEAGAGVRVYPGADRPLLVPAVTAAAVHGDSGLPAAGLPGPTRPPEAEHAALLIIRTVRARPGEVTLVPTGPLTNVALALRLAPDIAPLIREIVWMGGSTTQGNRTPAAEFNALADPHAAQIVFEAGVPLKMVGLNATMGCIATPDRVAALRALGNRAGAVCAELLTFYAGVYQRRYGMNGGALHDPLAVAAALRPELLDWQAMNVQIETQEGRNLGRTVCDLYGVTEGPANAQVAVGVRDGAFFDWLLERIGRLE; the protein is encoded by the coding sequence ATGACCCGCGCTCCCCTGCCCCTCCTGCTGGACGGCGACCCTGGCCTGGACGACGCTGTGGCGTGGCTGCTGGCGCTGGCCAGCCCCGAAGACGCCGAGGTGCTGGCCCTGACCACCGTGCACGGCAACGTGGGCCTGGACCGGACCACCCGCAACGCGGGCGTCATTCTGGCGCTGGCCGGCGAGGCAGGTGCTGGCGTGCGCGTCTATCCCGGCGCCGACCGGCCCCTGCTGGTGCCCGCCGTGACCGCAGCGGCCGTGCATGGTGACAGCGGCCTGCCTGCCGCTGGTCTGCCTGGGCCCACGCGCCCCCCCGAAGCCGAACACGCTGCCCTGTTGATCATCCGCACCGTGCGCGCGCGGCCCGGCGAGGTGACCCTGGTACCCACCGGCCCGCTCACCAACGTGGCCCTGGCCCTGCGGCTGGCCCCAGACATCGCGCCCCTGATCCGCGAGATCGTCTGGATGGGCGGCTCAACCACCCAGGGCAACCGCACCCCCGCCGCCGAATTCAACGCCCTGGCCGACCCCCACGCGGCGCAGATCGTGTTTGAAGCCGGCGTGCCCCTGAAGATGGTGGGGCTGAACGCCACCATGGGGTGCATTGCCACGCCGGACCGGGTGGCCGCGCTGCGGGCCCTGGGCAACCGCGCCGGCGCCGTGTGCGCCGAGCTGCTGACCTTCTACGCGGGGGTGTACCAGCGGCGCTACGGCATGAATGGCGGCGCCCTGCACGACCCGCTGGCCGTGGCAGCGGCCCTGCGCCCGGAGCTGCTGGACTGGCAGGCCATGAACGTGCAGATTGAAACCCAGGAAGGCCGGAATCTGGGCCGGACCGTGTGCGACCTGTACGGTGTCACGGAAGGCCCTGCCAATGCCCAGGTGGCGGTGGGGGTGCGCGACGGGGCATTTTTCGACTGGCTGCTGGAGCGCATCGGGCGGCTGGAGTAG